A genomic stretch from Meriones unguiculatus strain TT.TT164.6M chromosome 15, Bangor_MerUng_6.1, whole genome shotgun sequence includes:
- the LOC110544317 gene encoding LOW QUALITY PROTEIN: ATP-dependent DNA helicase DDX11-like (The sequence of the model RefSeq protein was modified relative to this genomic sequence to represent the inferred CDS: deleted 1 base in 1 codon): protein MQLLRDEILLEVKDMEQLVALGKEARACPYYGSHFAIPAAQLVVLPYPMLLHAATRQAAGIRLQGQVVIIDEAHNLIDTITDIHSTEVNGSQLCQAHSQLLQYMERYGKRLKAKNLMYIKQILYLLEKFVAVLGGNVKQNPSTQSQPQTGSELKSINDFLFQSQVDNINLFKVQKYLEKSMVSRKLFGFTERFGVVLPSLPASQNRNLDGFQHFMKSLQSGPTEDSLEEGQATAPRAASPLMHIEAFLAALTTANQDGRVILSRQGSVGQSSLKFLLLNPAVHFAQVVKECRAVVIAGGTMQPVSDFREQLLACSGVEAERVVEFSCGHVIPPDNILPLIICSGPSNQQLEFTYQRRELPQMMEETGRILCNLCNVVPGGMVCFLPSYEYLRQVHAHWDKTGLLARLSAKKKIFQEPKKASQVEQVLVAYSKCITCCRNTGGHLTGALLLSVVGGKMSEGINFSDDLGRCVVMVGMPYPNIKSPELQEKMAYLDQTLPRTQGQLPPGKVLVENLCMKAVNQSIGRAIRHQRDFASIVLLDHRYARASVLAKLPAWIRDRVEVKATFGPAFAAMRKVRFAPCAPEVLGLNWASHSLFSLQFHREKSHLCLV from the exons ATGCAGCTTCTCCGGGACGAGATTCTGCTGGAGGTGAAGGACATGGAGCAGCTTGTGGCCCTTGGGAAGGAGGCCCGGGCCTGTCCCTATTATGGAAGCCACTTTGCCATCCCTGCAGCCCAG CTAGTGGTGTTACCATACCCAATGCTGCTGCATGCAGCCACCCGGCAGGCTGCAGGAATCAGGCTGCAAGGCCAGGTGGTCATCATTGACGAGGCACACAACCTGATCGACACCATCACCGACATCCACAGCACAGAGGTCAATGGTTCCCAG ctctgccagGCCCATTCTCAGTTGCTCCAGTACATGGAAAGATATGG GAAGCGTTTGAAGGCCAAGAACCTGATGTATATCAAGCAGATTCTCTATTTGCTGGAGAAGTTTGTGGCTGTCCTGGGAG GTAATGTTAAGCAAAATCCTAGTACACAGAGCCAGCCCCAGACAG GGTCTGAGCTGAAGAGCATCAACGACTTTCTCTTTCAGAGCCAGGTGGACAACATCAACCTTTTCAAG GTGCAGAAGTACTTGGAGAAGAGCATGGTCAGCAGGAAG CTCTTTGGCTTCACAGAACGTTTTGGAGTTGTTCTTCCATCCCTCCCAGCTTCTCAGAATCGTAATCTCGATGGCTTCCAGCACTTCATGAAGAGCCTGCAATCAGGGCCTACTGAGG ACTCCCTGGAGGAGGGCCAGGCTACAGCCCCGAGGGCTGCCTCTCCACTGATGCACATTGAGGCCTTCCTGGCAGCTCTTACCACTGCCAACCAGGACGGCAGGGTTATCTTGAGCCGCCAAG gCAGTGTTGGTCAGAGCAGCCTGAAATTCTTGCTCTTGAACCCAGCTGTACACTTTGCCCAGGTGGTGAAGGAATGCCGAGCAGTGGTCATTGCAGGTGGCACCATGCAGCCG GTGTCTGACTTTCGGGAGCAGCTGCTAGCATGTTCTGGAGTGGAAGCTGAACGAGTGGTGGAGTTTTCATGTG GTCATGTGATCCCTCCAGACAACATCTTGCCCCTTATTATATGCAGCGGACCCTCTAACCAACAGCTGGAATTCACCTACCAGAGAAGAGAGCTGCCTCAGATG ATGGAGGAGACAGGCCGAATTCTCTGTAACTTGTGCAATGTGGTCCCTGGAGGGATGGTTTGCTTCCTCCCTTCCTATGAGTATCTGCGTCAGGTACATGCTCACTGGGACAAGACTGGGCTGCTGGCACGTTTGTCAGCCAAGAAAAAG ATATTCCAAGAGCCCAAGAAAGCAAGCCAGGTGGAGCAGGTGCTGGTAGCTTATTCCAAGTGCATTACG TGCTGCAGAAACACAGGAGGCCACCTCACAGGGGCCTTGCTTCTCTCTGTGGTTGGAGGGAAGATGAGTGAAGGGATCAACTTCTCTGATGACCTGGGCCG GTGTGTGGTGATGGTGGGGATGCCATACCCCAACATTAAATCTCCAGAGCTTCAAGAGAAGATGGCC TATTTGGATCAGACCCTT CCTAGAACACAAGGTCAGCTGCCCCCAGGGAAGGTATTGGTGGAGAATCTGTGTATGAAGGCTGTAAACCAATCTATAG GCAGGGCCATTAGGCACCAGAGGGACTTTGCCAGCATTGTGCTCCTGGATCATCGGTATGCCCGTGCTTCTGTCCTGGCAAAGCTGCCAGCCTGGATACGAGATCGAGTGGAGGTCAAAGCCACCTTTGGCCCTGCCTTTGCTGCCATGCGGAAGGTTAGGTTTGCTCCCTGTGCCCCAGAAGTCCTCGGCCTGAACTGGGCTTCTCACAGCCTTTTCTCTCTGCAATTTCACCGAGAGAAGTCACACCTCTGTTTGGTATAG
- the LOC110542632 gene encoding putative sperm motility kinase W has translation MTYENKILKSQYQVLLPIGQGAFGCVRLGYHRLTGTLVAIKTVENNKKNLRWIFTEKAILEKLEHPYIIRLYQFIISEKEVHYVTEFAPGGNLFRIVKDNGRMQEGEAKKVFGQILAAIKYCHNLDVVHRDLKPQNILLDGEGNVKVIDFGLAAQTRSGTKLTRRCGTKAFNAPELVQRQPYDGKKADIWSLGVLLYYITSGYLPFKEQTIKETEVKIITGIYHVPEHVSPPLKNLIFQMLNVMPERRPSIEDLEKHAWVKKCEIKVPSETYPDPKIVDMLCDFGFNRNAIFESLQKKKYDEIMAFYLILMEKERKGLDLGSTTEAKPVDPGPTPPSTPAYASVSSLPLKRITSAPTFGLLYAKPSAQQQPVARTLLGKKLVRSTSLPAITLCLSRNNSPACTYIPPCRAVTAPCICCSVLKEEPPLPPGRDSATDRVPPPQDIGPVSSVCESLRKCGDASVMVLGVSSYNLTFNKRSHEASLIGTTQLKPQSKHCALRCIPVCVRLLVLSHKVLLLVDTCRAMGFCLQDKGSLALKLNSLTVSSSEVWRSVVNGGVGLSLRWPYTVKSDVHLNTYTQNLSEDGAWAGPPGQKS, from the exons ATGACTTACGAAAACAAAATCCTGAAAAGCCAGTATCAGGTACTGTTGCCCATTGGCCAGGGTGCCTTTGGCTGTGTGAGGCTGGGCTACCATAGGCTTACGGGTACCCTGGTGGCCATAAAGACTGTggagaacaacaagaaaaacctGCGGTGGATCTTCACTGAGAAGGCGATACTGGAGAAGCTAGAACATCCATACATCATTCGCCTGTACCAGTTCATCATTTCTGAAAAGGAAGTCCACTATGTGACTGAGTTTGCTCCAGGAGGAAACTTATTCCGGATAGTGAAAGACAATGGCAGAATGCAGGAGGGGGAGGCTAAGAAAGTATTCGGGCAGATACTGGCAGCCATCAAATACTGTCACAACTTAGATGTTGTGCATCGTGACTTAAAGCCCCAAAACATCCTTCTCGACGGGGAGGGCAATGTAAAAGTGATTGATTTTGGCCTTGCGGCACAAACTCGATCTGGCACTAAATTGACAAGACGTTGTGGGACCAAGGCCTTTAATGCTCCTGAGTTGGTGCAGAGACAGCCCTATGATGGGAAGAAGGCAGATATATGGAGTCTTGGTGTGCTCCTTTATTATATAACCAGTGGCTACCTTCCCTTCAAAGAACAAACCATAAAAGAGACAGAGGTGAAGATCATCACAGGTATATATCATGTTCCTGAGCATGTTTCACCACCACTTAAAAACCTCATTTTCCAAATGCTCAACGTTATGCCAGAGAGGAGGCCGTCCATTGAAGATCTTGAGAAACATGCATGggttaaaaaatgtgaaataaaggTGCCAAGTGAGACCTACCCAGATCCCAAAATTGTGGACATGCTCTGTGACTTTGGGTTTAATCGCAATGCCATCTTTGAATctctacagaagaaaaaatatgatGAGATTATGGCATTTTATCTCATATTGATGGAGAAGGAACGAAAGGGGCTTGACCTTGGCAGCACCACCGAAGCCAAGCCTGTGGACCCTGGACCCACACCACCCTCCACCCCAGCATATGCGTCTGTCTCTAGTCTTCCCCTAAAGCGCATCACCAGTGCCCCCACCTTTGGCCTCCTCTATGCCAAACCCTCAGCCCAGCAGCAGCCTGTTGCCAGGACACTGCTAGGGAAGAAGCTGGTCAGAAGCACCTCCCTGCCTGCCATTACTCTATGCTTGTCCCGGAACAACAGCCCCGCTTGTACCTATATTCCCCCATGCCGAGCTGTGACTGCGCCATGTATATGTTGCAGCGTGTTAAAAGAGGAACCGCCCCTGCCACCAGGGCGAGACTCCGCCACAGACAGAGTACCTCCTCCTCAGGACATTGG GCCGGTCTCCAGTGTCTGTGAGAGTCTGAGGAAGTGTGGGGATGCCAGTGTCATGGTACTAG GGGTCTCCAGCTATAATCTGACCTTCAACAAGAGGAGTCATGAGGCTTCCCTGATTGGGACAACCCAGCTGAAGCCACAATCAAAACATTGTGCACTGAGGTGCATCCCTGTTTGTGTCAGA CTGCTGGTGCTTTCCCACAAGGTGCTGCTGCTTGTGGACACCTGTCGGGCCATGGGTTTCTGTCTGCAGGACAAAGGGTCACTGGCACTAAAGTTAAACAGCCTCACTGTATCATCATCCGAAGTGTGGAGGTCAGTGGTAAACGGGGGTGTGGGCCTCTCCCTTCGCTGGCCTTACACTGTCAAGAGTGACGTTCATCTCAACACCTACACCCAGAATTTGTCTGAAGACGGAGCCTGGGCAGGGCCACCTGGGCAGAAGTCCTGA
- the LOC132648114 gene encoding ATP-dependent DNA helicase DDX11-like, giving the protein MRRRILLVFGCPEGAAQNSPPCLSLRVDEDEDDLEEEHITKIYYCSRTHSQLAQFVHEVLKSPFGKETQLVSLGSRQNLCVNEDVKNLGSVQLMNDRCMDMQRIKHGMHRDLVLSYAGQSGSGRNVLEFTTGHDNEDFVNRR; this is encoded by the exons ATGAGGAGGCGTATCTTACTG GTATTTGGTTGTCCCGAGGGTGCTGCGCAAAACTCACCTCCATGTTTGTCTCTTAgagtggatgaggatgaggacGACCTGGAGGAAGAACACATAACCAAG ATTTATTACTGTAGTCGGACACACTCACAGCTGGCCCAGTTTGTGCATGAAGTACTGAAGAGTCCTTTTGGCAAGGAAACACAGCTAGTCTCCCTTGGTTCTCGGCAG AACCTTTGTGTGAATGAAGATGTGAAAAACCTGGGTTCTGTGCAACTTATGAATGACCGCTGCATGGATATGCAAAGAATCAAACATGGTATGCACAGGGACCTTGTTCTGAGCTATGCTGGACAGAGTGGAAGTGGCAGAAATGTGCTGGAGTTCACAACAGGGCATGACAATGAAGACTTTGTTAACCGGAGATAG